The DNA segment AGTCATCCGTTTTCTTCCCGCGGTGGAGACGCTGGGGTCCACCGACGTGATCGCCTCGGACAAGACGGGCACGCTCACCCGCAACGAACTCACCGTGGAAAAGATCTGGACAAGCGAGGGGGTCCACGACCTTCCACCCGTTCAGGCAACCGGCGACCAGCCGTTCGACCCCTCGCTCGAGTCGCCGCTGGTGCGAGATGTGCTTCGCGCGGGCGCGCTCACCAACGAGGCCACGCGCGATGAAGGGGAGTACCTCGCATTCTCCGGCGACGCGGTCGACGCGGCGATGGCTCATGCTGCGGTCCGGCACGAGACCGTCGACGAAGACGAACGCCGGGCGGAGCCGGAGGCGCACCTGCCCTACGAACCGGACCTCGGATACTCCCAGACCGTCCGCACGGACTACACCGGCCGGCGGGTGCTCTACGTGAAGGGCTCCCCCGACGCACTCGTCGAGATGTCGGTGGACCTCGCGGACGCGCACGGCACACGTCCGTTCGACCGCGGCATTATCGAGGCCGCCAACCACGAGATGGCGTCGAGAGGCCTGCGGGTGATCGCGACCGCGGCACGTGTGCTGCCGCCCGACGAGCAGCTCCGAGATCCCCTGCCCGAGCCGTCGGGTCTGACCTTTCTCGGGCTCTCCGGCATGACCGACCCTCCGCGGCACGGGGTTGTCGAAGCCATCGGCGACTGCCAGCGGGCCGGCATCGCGATCAAGATGATCACCGGCGACCATCCCGCGACGGCGATGGCGATCGCCGAACGGCTCGGGCTGCCGACGGATGCCCCCGCCCTCACCGGGGCGGAGCTCGCCGAGCTCGACGACGATGCCCTTGCGGCCCGCTTGGACGAGACGAGCGTCGCGGCGCGGGTGACACCGAAGGACAAGCTGCGCATCGTCGGCGCCCTGCAGCGCATGGGCAAGGTCGTGGCGGTGACTGGCGACGGGGTGAACGACGCCCCGGCACTCAAGGCCGCCGCGATCGGCGTCGCGATGGGCCGGTCCGGCACCGATGTGGCGCGGGAGTCCGCGGATCTGGTGCTCACCGATGACAACTTCGTCACGATCGTGCACGCGGTCGAGCAGGGACGGGTCACGTTCGCGTCGATCCGCAAGGCGACCTACTTCCTCCTCTCCACGGGAGTTGGCGGATTCGTCGCGGTCGCGCTCAGCGTGCTCGCCGACCAGCCTCTGCTGTTCCTCCCCGTGCAGATGCTGTGGATCAACCTCGTCACGAACGGCGTGCAGGATCTCGCCCTCGCCCTCGAGCCGGCCGAGGGCGACGAGCTGACCCGCAGGCCCCGACCCCGGTCGGAAGGGGTGCTCTCGCGAACCCTGTGGTTCCGGATGCTCATCACCGGCACCTGGATGGCCACCGGGGTGCTGCTGACCTTCGCCTGGGCGCTGTGGAGCGGGCTGGAGCTCGAGCATGCGCGCACCCTCGCCCTGACCGCCTTCGTGCTGTTCAACTTCTTCCAGGCGATGAGCTCGAGGGCGGAGTACCGGTCGGTGTTCCGCCTGAACCCGCTGCGTAACAAGCCCCTGCTGTTGTCGTCATTGGGTGCGCTGAGCCTGCAGTGGGTCGCGATGAACTGGTCGGTGTCGGCAAGCCTGCTGAGCCTCACGCCGCTGACGGCGCTGGAGTGGCTCGCCTGCGCGCTCATCGGGTCGACGGTGCTCGTGATCGTCGAGGGTGAGAAGTTCGTGAGGCGCTGGTCTCACCGCCGGGATGGGCGCTGACCGCCACCGACGAGCATGCTCAGCGTGCGTACGACTCCGCGAGCCGGCGCAGCCCCTCATCGATGCTCACACTGGGCTGCCAACGCAGGTCGGCTCGCACGGCGCGCTGGTCGAACCAGTGCGAGGTCGACAGCTGCTCGGCGAGAAACCGGGTCATCGGCGGTTCGTCCAGGCCCGGGCGCACGCGCCAGATCGCCTCGATGAGCGAGCCGGCGGTGCGGGCGACGGATGCCGGAATCCGCACCCTCGGCGGGGTAACGCCGGCCGCGCGGCAGATGCCCGCGAGCATCTCGGCGACCGGCCGGGGCTCACCGTTCGTGACGACATAGGAGCGGCCATGCACCTCGGGGGCGTGCTCGAGAGCGGCGACGATCGCGCTCGCGGCGTTGTCGACGTAGATCGTGTCGATGAGCGCCGCCCCGTGGCCGAGCAGCGGCAGCCGACCGGAGCGCGCGCGGTCGACGATGCGCTGCACGAGCTGCGTGTCGCCCGGGCCCCAGACGAGGTGCGGACGGATGGCGACGACGCTCAGCCGCGCAGAGTCGGCGGCGAGGGCGAGCAGCTCCGCCTCGGCCTTGGTGCGCGCGTAGTCGCCGCGGGCCGCCCCCGGGTCCGCCGGGAGCGCCCCGTCTCCCATGATCGACGCCCCGGAGTGGGCCACCGACGGCGACGAGACCTGCACGAACCGCACGGGCTCACCGGATTCCAGCCCGGATGCCGCCGCGAGCATATTTCGGGTGCCGCCAACGTTCGCCCGCTCGAACTCGGCCGGGTCCCCCGCGAGCGAGACCTTCGCAGCGAGGTGCACGACGGCATCCATCCCCCGCACGGCGTCGGCGACAGCAGGCGGATCGGTGACCGAGCCAAGCGAATCAGCGATGCCGGGAATCCCGGAGGGACGGCGCTGGAACGTGCGCACCTCGTGCCCCGCGGCGGCGACGGCGCGCGCGACCGCGCCCCCGAGCAGCCCGCTCGCACCCGTCACGAGCACTCTCATGGCTGGCGCATCGGCCCGCCCGAGAGCACCACGGTGGCCCAAGCGGCAAGCCGTGTGCGGTCGATCTTGGAATTGTGCCGGATGTCGGTGGGAAGCTTCGGCACGACGAGCACGGCCGCGAGCGGGAGGACCGCGGCCAGGCGCACGGCCGCCGCGAGTTCGGCCGGGGCGAGCGAGACCCGTCGGGATCCGGCGATAGTCTCGACGATCGCAACGAGCTGCTGCGTGCCGCGCGGGCCGATCCCGACGATCGCGGCGCGCGAGACGGGCGCGATGCCCTCGATGCGCTGCTCGGTGGCGACGGGGGTCACGACACCGCTCGCGGTCACGACAACATGCGGCAGGCGCCCCTCGACCCACAACCGGCCGGCGTCGTCAAGGTGCCCGACGTCGCCGGTACGGTGCCACCGCTCGCCCGGCTCGGTGCCGAGCCGCGAGGCGCGGTCGGTGATCCACAGCCGGTCGTAGCCGTTCTTGATGTGTGGCGCCGATACGACGATCTCGCCCGTAACGTTCGGCTGCAGTGAGGGTTCCCCGGTCGGGACGCCGAGGCTGTTGATCGCGCTGATCCGCACCACGGTCGTCGCCGTCGGCGTTCCGACGCACACTCCCCCGGCGTCCGCCTCGCCGCGGCCGGCAGAATCGCGGACGGCGTGCCGGATGCCGTCCAGAGTGGTGTCGGTCAGCAGAAGGCCCTCAGTCATGCCGTACGGGGTATGTGCGACCGCGCCCGGCATGAGCCGTGCCGCGGCGGCGAGCAGCGGTTCGGACACGGGGGCGCCGGCGGACAGGAACTCGTGTACCTCCGCAAGGCTGGCACGGTGCGCCGGGGTGAGGTCGGATTCCGTCGCGACGACGTTCGCGATCGCGGCGGGCGAGAGGAAGACGACGGTTCCGTCGACCGCGGCGACGGCGTCGGCGACCGCTGTCGCGGTGAGCGTGCCCGGGGACGTGACGTCCATGTCGGGGGTGGCCGAGCGCGCGCCGAGGGCAGGGCCAAGCAGGGCGAAGGGTGCGAATCCGGCGACGAGGCCCGTTCCCGGGCCGACGCCGTACTGGCCGGCGAGGGCGAAGCGGATTCCGGAAAGCTGGGCATGCGTGTAGACGACGCCCTTCGCCGGGCCGGTCGACCCCGACGTGAACAGCACCGCAGCGACATCGTCCGAGCCCGGTTCCGGCGGCAGGCCAGCGCCGGCGGCGAGCGACGCCGCTCCGATCTCGACGAGGTCGGCCAGGCAGTGGGTGACGCCGAGCGCGCGGCCCGCGGGGCCGGGAAGCCGCGTCGTCGAGATGCGCCGCCCCGGCCAGCCGAGGGCGAGTGCGGCGGTGAGCCCCTTGGACTGTCCAATGACGTGGTCGGGTCTCGCCCCGCGCACGGCACGGGTCAGCCCGCGCAGGCCGAGACCGGCATCCGCGACGACGACGATCGCGCCGATGCGCACGCACGCGTAGAGCACGGCGGTGAGGTCGGCCCCGGGTGGAACCAGCAGTGAGACGCGGTCGCCGCGTCGCACCCCGGTGCGGTCGAGGCCGGCGGCGAGCTCCCGAACCCGGCGGGAGAGCAGCCGCCAGCTGACCACTCGTGGGCCCGACTTCTGAGCGGCGCCCGACATTGCCGACCCGCCCGGCGCCATCTCCACGAGCGCGGTGTCGTCGCTGTCTCGCAGCTCGTCGAGGTAGTGCCAGAGAGGCTGGTAGTGATCATCCCGGCCGGGCCGGGCGGGAGCTGCGCGATCGGAGCTCTGGTCGCCCAGCCAGGCCAGCGCGGCGGGCGCATAGTCTGCGTCCTCGGCGATGAGGTGGCCGGCCCCCTCGAAGCGGTGGACGTCGCTGCGCGGCATGCGCTCGAGGAGGTCGTCGAGGTAGCGGTCGCCGAAGATCGGGTCGCGGGGGCCCCAGAGCAGGAGGCTCGGTACGCCGAGGGTGCGGATTCCACTGGCGATTCGGTCGAGTTCGGCGAAGCTCTCGTGGGCCGCGTCGGCCGGGATGTCGGCGACGAATCCGCCGATCCCGCCCCGCAGCTCAGCGTGCCGGTAGGGGGCGCGGTAGCCGGCCTTGACGGCTGCCGAGAGGGGCGGATGCGCGAGCGCAAGGGTCGTCTCGAGGAACGCGGGCGTCGACACGGTCGCGCGGCCCAGGATCGAGCGTCGCAGGGCCAGGCGCAGCGGCGCCGGGATCGGCTCGTCCTCTCTCTGGTGCACGGCGGTGTTCAGCAGCATGACCCCCGCGAGCTGTTCGGGGTGGTCGACGGCCCATCCGAGCGAGACCACTCCGCCCCAGTCGTGGCCGAAGGTGACGACCGGGCCATCTAATTCGAGCGCGCGGGTGAGATCGCCGAGGTCGCGCACGCGGCGCTCGAGGGTGCGTACGGTTCCCGTGCGCTCGGAGAAGCCCATCTCGAGCTGGTCGACGGCAACGACGCGCCACGCCGCGTCACCGCGGGCCGCGGCATCCGTCGCGTCGGCGACAAACGCCCGCCACAGGTACGACCAGGTCGGGTTGCCATGAACGCAGAGCACGGTGCCGATGGGCTCGACTCCGAGCTCGGCGAGCTGCGCCGCGTTGTCCAGCAGGTGCCACGTGCGGGACGCACCAGGTATGCCCGTGCGGGACGCACCAGGTATGCCCGACTCGGAAACCTCGACGAGTCGGGAGAAGCCGGGGCGAAGCCCGTCGAGGTCGGCCGGCGGCAGCGATGCCCCGGCAGCGACCGTTGCGGCCGGCGGCATCCTGAACCTCACCAGGCGAGTTCCATCATCGCGGTGTTGAGCCCGGAGCCGACGCCCATGAGGAGCACCCGGTCGCCGCGCTCGAGCTTCGAGGACTCCTCGGCGAGCGTGATCGGGATCGACGCGGGGCCGACGTTGCCGAACCTGGGGTAGGTCAGTGGCACGCGCGCGCGATCCATGCCGGTCGCCTTGATGATTGAGTCGGTGTGCACGTCGGAGACCTGGTGGATGATGTACCGGTCCATGCTCGTCCAATTCCAATCGCGCTGGGCCTCTTTCCAGGCCGAGAAGACCAGGTCCAGGCCACCCTTGAGCAGCGCCTTGGCGTTCGTGAACATGCCGTCGACGCTGCCGACGCAGAGATCGTTGAACTCGGTCGCGGCCCTCGTGACGCCGCCGAGCAGGCGGTGACCCTCCGGGTGCGCGTCGGCCGGGCCGAGAACGGCCGCAGCAGCACCGGAGCCAAGGGTGAGGCTCGCGAATTCGCTCATGAAATCGCTGCGGGCGAGATCTGAGTTGATGAGCCGTTCGATGGTGTTGGTCTGAATCTCGTCGGCATCCTCACCGTCGATGACGATCGCGTACTTGATCTGGCCGGAGTCGATGAGTCCTGCGGCGAGGCTCATCCCATTCACGAAACCCAGGCAGGCGTTGGCGATATCGAAGTTGATCGCCGACGACGGCAGCCCGAGGCCGTGGTGGATGCGCACGGCGACCGAGGGCTCAAGGTGCTTGCGGGTCACCGAGGTATTGATGAGCAGGCCCACCTGGCTCGGATCGATTCCCGCCTCGCTGAGCGCTCGCTTTCCCGCCGAGATCGCCTCATCGTCGAACCGCTGGCCTTCATTCCAGTTGCGGCGTTCGTGAACACCGGCGACTCGCTGTAGCAGTCCCCGGGGCAGGCGCAGCCGCTTGAGCGCTGGCGCCAGGCGGGCGTCGATATCCTCCGACGTCGTGATTCGTGGGGCGATCCTGCTTGCCACCGACAGCAGCGCCACGTTCCGATGCGTCGTGGTTGCGTTTCCGTCCAACGGGTCTCCCTATCGCCTTGCAGGCGGACGCGATCAAACGCCCAGTTTATAAGTCTGCCCCACACTCGCTGATCATTCCCGCCACACGCCTAACGATGCCCCCTTTCGCGCGCCGCCTCCCAGCTGGAATAGTGGGCGAGATGATGCACGGATACTCGGCGGCCCAGATCCGTGACGCGGAGGCCCCGCACCTTCTGGCGGGCGAACCGCTGATGGCCCTGGCCGCGCACGGCCTCGCCCAGGAGATCCGTTCGGTGCTGCGATCCCGGCCGGAACCCCGCCCACAGGCCCGGGTCGTCCTACTCGTGGGGTCCGGCAACAACGGCGGCGATGCCCTCTTCGCGGGGGCTGAGCTCGCGGCCGAGGGAGTCGAGGTGGCGATCGTGCCGACCGCGGACTCCGTCCACCGCGACGGACTCGCTGCGGCGCTCGCGGCGGGGGCGGTGCTTCAGCACGTCGTCGAAATCGAGAGTGCCATGGCAGTGGTCACGGGGGCCGACGTGGTCGTCGACGGCATCCTCGGCACCGGCGCAGCCGCGAGCCCCGCCCTGCGCGGCCCCGCGCGCACCATCGTCGAGGCCATCCTGCCGATCGTGCTCGCCCCGCGGGGACCCGCGGTCGTGGCCGTCGACCTGCCGAGCGGAATCAACCCTGACGACGGCACCGTGCCCGATCCTCTCGTGCTGCCCGCCGATGTGACCGTGACATTCGGTGGCTGCAAGGCGGGCCTGCTGCTCGAACCGGCGAGCGGCCTGGCCGGGTCGGTGCGCCTCGTCGACATCGGGCTCGGCCCCGATCTCACCCGGATGGAGCCGCTTGTGCGACAGTAGCCTCACTGCAGCGACGAGGTGAGCCGCGCCAGGTTGCCCCACACCTTCTGCCGCACCGGACGGTTGAGCCAAGCGTCGAACACGAGCGGCACCCTGTTCGCCCGGTAGTCGTCTTCGACGAGACGCATTCTGTCGACGAAATCCCGGCCGTGCACGAGCACCGAGACTTCCATGTTGATGCTGAAGGAGCGCACGTCCATGTTGCTCGATCCGATCACCGCCACGTCGTCGTCGTTCTCGAAGCTCGGGCCGCTCGGCGCCGGAGCGACGGGGAAATCGCGACGGCGCTACCGTGGCGCGGTGGCGACGTACACGCTGTTGGCCGACGATCCGCCCGTGAGCGGGTTGGGGAAGGTGACCACATGCGATGCGCACGACGCGAACACGCCGGAGAGAACAGCTTCGAATTCGACGTCCGGCGGGTCGTCGGACCACAGCGCGAAGGCGCCTCCCGGGGCGAGGTGGCGCGCGACGCGGCGCAGCCCGTCGGCCGTGTAGAAGTCGGAATGGGTAGAGCTGAGGAGGTGGCGGGGCGAGTGGTCGATGTCGACGAGGATCGCGTCGTATCGCCGGTCCGGCTCCGGGACGGCCCGCATTCGTGCGAAGAAGTCGTCGTGCACCAGAGAGGTCCGCGCGTCGCCGACGAGCTCGCCCGATACCGGGAGCAGGCCGCGCTGGTGCCAGTCGATCACGGGATCCAGCGCCTCGACCACGACGACGGAGGCGACGCGGGTGTCCTCGAGCGCCGCACGCGCCGTGTAGCCGAGACCGAGACCGCCGACCATCACCCGCAGATTCTCGCCGTCGACCGCTGCGAGCCCGAGAGTCGCGAGTTCGATCTCGGCGACCGTGAACAGGCTCGACATGAGAAACTCATCGCCGAGCTTCACCTCGAAGACATCGGTTTCAAGCACCGGATCGCGGCGGCGGCGCAGGCTGATCTCGCCCATCGGCGTCTGCTGCCATGCCAGCTCGGCGAATCGTGCGCTCATAGTCTGCCCCGGCCTCTCCCGCTCTGCTGTCAACCTACCAGCGGCGCGACACCGTTCAGGGGTGGCCCGGCGGTCGCTCAGCGCCCTATCGCCCTATCGCCCTATCGCCCTGTCGCCCTGACCAGCGAGGCGAACCTGGCGTTGGTCGGCAGGTCGTCGATCAGCACAGCGACGCCGTCCTGATCGGCGAGTGGCACCCGCCAGTTGGGGTACTCGTCGACCGTGCCCGGCTGATTCTGCGTGCGCCGCTCGCCGACGGCATCGACCAGGGCGACACCGAGCAGCGACGACGGGGTCAGCGCGGTGAAGGCATAGAGCGCCTCGACCGTTGCCTGCACCGACGGCTGCACCGACGGCTGCACCGACGGCTGCACCGACGGCTGCCCCGGCTGCTCGAGCAGGCCCCTCTCTCGGACGAGTTCGAGCACGGACTCCTGCTCCGCGGCGTCGGCCCGCCTCTCTTCTTCCACCGGGCGACCCAGCAGACCGAGCGACTCCCGCAGCGACACATGATCGCCGGCGAGGAACCCTGCTGTTGGCGGCAGATCGTGGGTGTTCACGCTCGTCAGGCAGTCCCGGCGATACGCCTCCGGGGCGACGGGCACCCCGTCGATGCGCTCGAACCACAGGA comes from the Marisediminicola antarctica genome and includes:
- a CDS encoding cation-translocating P-type ATPase; this encodes MTESTPRSAASADPAPVWHASHSEDVLDALSTSMTGLTADEADRRLDETGRNELDLVGATPWWRVLFRQFISPMVAILLVAGLVTLVQRHFVDAGAIFLILSINAALGFWQERKAESDVRALQSLSTPSCRLLRDGREQEISAPLVVPGDIVLLESGERVPADMRLLEANALQVDESMLTGESLAATKSTRPVPRDATASDRSNILFSGTFVTSGRGRGVVVATGNHTELGEINRLVQGPSAKTPMQVLTDALERRIGLVVLTGVAVVFIVGLLLGNSPSDMLRTSVALAVASIPEGLPIVLTVAMSVGVSRMAKRGAVIRFLPAVETLGSTDVIASDKTGTLTRNELTVEKIWTSEGVHDLPPVQATGDQPFDPSLESPLVRDVLRAGALTNEATRDEGEYLAFSGDAVDAAMAHAAVRHETVDEDERRAEPEAHLPYEPDLGYSQTVRTDYTGRRVLYVKGSPDALVEMSVDLADAHGTRPFDRGIIEAANHEMASRGLRVIATAARVLPPDEQLRDPLPEPSGLTFLGLSGMTDPPRHGVVEAIGDCQRAGIAIKMITGDHPATAMAIAERLGLPTDAPALTGAELAELDDDALAARLDETSVAARVTPKDKLRIVGALQRMGKVVAVTGDGVNDAPALKAAAIGVAMGRSGTDVARESADLVLTDDNFVTIVHAVEQGRVTFASIRKATYFLLSTGVGGFVAVALSVLADQPLLFLPVQMLWINLVTNGVQDLALALEPAEGDELTRRPRPRSEGVLSRTLWFRMLITGTWMATGVLLTFAWALWSGLELEHARTLALTAFVLFNFFQAMSSRAEYRSVFRLNPLRNKPLLLSSLGALSLQWVAMNWSVSASLLSLTPLTALEWLACALIGSTVLVIVEGEKFVRRWSHRRDGR
- a CDS encoding NAD-dependent epimerase/dehydratase family protein, with protein sequence MRVLVTGASGLLGGAVARAVAAAGHEVRTFQRRPSGIPGIADSLGSVTDPPAVADAVRGMDAVVHLAAKVSLAGDPAEFERANVGGTRNMLAAASGLESGEPVRFVQVSSPSVAHSGASIMGDGALPADPGAARGDYARTKAEAELLALAADSARLSVVAIRPHLVWGPGDTQLVQRIVDRARSGRLPLLGHGAALIDTIYVDNAASAIVAALEHAPEVHGRSYVVTNGEPRPVAEMLAGICRAAGVTPPRVRIPASVARTAGSLIEAIWRVRPGLDEPPMTRFLAEQLSTSHWFDQRAVRADLRWQPSVSIDEGLRRLAESYAR
- a CDS encoding alpha/beta fold hydrolase, translating into MPPAATVAAGASLPPADLDGLRPGFSRLVEVSESGIPGASRTGIPGASRTWHLLDNAAQLAELGVEPIGTVLCVHGNPTWSYLWRAFVADATDAAARGDAAWRVVAVDQLEMGFSERTGTVRTLERRVRDLGDLTRALELDGPVVTFGHDWGGVVSLGWAVDHPEQLAGVMLLNTAVHQREDEPIPAPLRLALRRSILGRATVSTPAFLETTLALAHPPLSAAVKAGYRAPYRHAELRGGIGGFVADIPADAAHESFAELDRIASGIRTLGVPSLLLWGPRDPIFGDRYLDDLLERMPRSDVHRFEGAGHLIAEDADYAPAALAWLGDQSSDRAAPARPGRDDHYQPLWHYLDELRDSDDTALVEMAPGGSAMSGAAQKSGPRVVSWRLLSRRVRELAAGLDRTGVRRGDRVSLLVPPGADLTAVLYACVRIGAIVVVADAGLGLRGLTRAVRGARPDHVIGQSKGLTAALALGWPGRRISTTRLPGPAGRALGVTHCLADLVEIGAASLAAGAGLPPEPGSDDVAAVLFTSGSTGPAKGVVYTHAQLSGIRFALAGQYGVGPGTGLVAGFAPFALLGPALGARSATPDMDVTSPGTLTATAVADAVAAVDGTVVFLSPAAIANVVATESDLTPAHRASLAEVHEFLSAGAPVSEPLLAAAARLMPGAVAHTPYGMTEGLLLTDTTLDGIRHAVRDSAGRGEADAGGVCVGTPTATTVVRISAINSLGVPTGEPSLQPNVTGEIVVSAPHIKNGYDRLWITDRASRLGTEPGERWHRTGDVGHLDDAGRLWVEGRLPHVVVTASGVVTPVATEQRIEGIAPVSRAAIVGIGPRGTQQLVAIVETIAGSRRVSLAPAELAAAVRLAAVLPLAAVLVVPKLPTDIRHNSKIDRTRLAAWATVVLSGGPMRQP
- a CDS encoding 3-oxoacyl-ACP synthase III: MDGNATTTHRNVALLSVASRIAPRITTSEDIDARLAPALKRLRLPRGLLQRVAGVHERRNWNEGQRFDDEAISAGKRALSEAGIDPSQVGLLINTSVTRKHLEPSVAVRIHHGLGLPSSAINFDIANACLGFVNGMSLAAGLIDSGQIKYAIVIDGEDADEIQTNTIERLINSDLARSDFMSEFASLTLGSGAAAAVLGPADAHPEGHRLLGGVTRAATEFNDLCVGSVDGMFTNAKALLKGGLDLVFSAWKEAQRDWNWTSMDRYIIHQVSDVHTDSIIKATGMDRARVPLTYPRFGNVGPASIPITLAEESSKLERGDRVLLMGVGSGLNTAMMELAW
- a CDS encoding NAD(P)H-hydrate epimerase, with product MMHGYSAAQIRDAEAPHLLAGEPLMALAAHGLAQEIRSVLRSRPEPRPQARVVLLVGSGNNGGDALFAGAELAAEGVEVAIVPTADSVHRDGLAAALAAGAVLQHVVEIESAMAVVTGADVVVDGILGTGAAASPALRGPARTIVEAILPIVLAPRGPAVVAVDLPSGINPDDGTVPDPLVLPADVTVTFGGCKAGLLLEPASGLAGSVRLVDIGLGPDLTRMEPLVRQ
- a CDS encoding spermidine synthase, with protein sequence MSARFAELAWQQTPMGEISLRRRRDPVLETDVFEVKLGDEFLMSSLFTVAEIELATLGLAAVDGENLRVMVGGLGLGYTARAALEDTRVASVVVVEALDPVIDWHQRGLLPVSGELVGDARTSLVHDDFFARMRAVPEPDRRYDAILVDIDHSPRHLLSSTHSDFYTADGLRRVARHLAPGGAFALWSDDPPDVEFEAVLSGVFASCASHVVTFPNPLTGGSSANSVYVATAPR